A genomic region of Anaerolineales bacterium contains the following coding sequences:
- the radC gene encoding DNA repair protein RadC encodes MGATEHRYRISDLASNERPRERLKAQGAAALSTAELLAVLLRTGLQGENAVALAQRLLQSFGGLPGLQRADFAEMEATLGLGEAKTATIKAAIELGRRLHTQDPQQRLRISSPADAAALLQYEMSALEQEHLRAILLSTRNEVIEVVEIYRGSLNSAPVRIADVFKPAIRKNAAALILAHNHPSGDPTPSPDDVALTKAIREAGVLLGVELLDHVVIGQGRFVSLKEKRLGF; translated from the coding sequence ATGGGGGCTACCGAGCACCGCTACCGCATCTCCGATCTGGCCAGCAATGAACGCCCGCGTGAGCGCCTGAAAGCACAGGGCGCGGCAGCGCTCAGCACGGCGGAGCTGCTGGCGGTTTTGCTGCGCACCGGGCTGCAAGGCGAGAACGCCGTGGCGCTGGCCCAGCGTTTGTTGCAAAGCTTCGGCGGGTTGCCTGGCCTGCAACGCGCCGATTTTGCCGAGATGGAAGCTACGCTGGGCCTGGGCGAAGCGAAAACTGCCACGATCAAGGCGGCCATCGAACTGGGCCGCCGCCTGCACACCCAGGATCCGCAGCAACGCCTGCGCATCAGCAGCCCAGCCGACGCCGCGGCGCTGCTGCAATACGAAATGAGCGCGCTGGAGCAGGAACACCTGCGCGCCATCCTGCTGAGCACGCGCAACGAAGTCATCGAAGTGGTAGAGATCTACCGCGGCTCGCTGAACAGCGCCCCGGTGCGCATCGCCGATGTGTTCAAGCCTGCCATCCGCAAGAACGCCGCGGCGCTCATTCTGGCGCACAACCACCCCAGCGGCGACCCAACGCCCAGCCCAGATGATGTTGCACTCACCAAAGCGATTCGTGAAGCGGGTGTATTGTTAGGAGTGGAGCTGCTTGACCATGTAGTGATCGGCCAGGGGCGTTTTGTCTCGTTGAAAGAAAAACGCTTGGGTTTTTAG
- a CDS encoding acylphosphatase, giving the protein MANAERLHAEVSGGVQGVGFRYFVWQTARQLGLTGWVRNLPNGTVELLAEGPRPQLEQLARAVGSGPPAADVHSCALSWQPASSEFTSFEITF; this is encoded by the coding sequence ATGGCTAACGCGGAACGCTTGCACGCCGAGGTGAGCGGCGGCGTGCAAGGCGTGGGTTTTCGCTATTTTGTGTGGCAGACGGCGCGCCAGCTTGGGCTCACGGGTTGGGTACGCAACCTGCCCAATGGCACGGTGGAGCTGCTGGCCGAAGGGCCGCGCCCGCAGTTGGAGCAGTTGGCCCGCGCCGTAGGCAGCGGGCCGCCCGCGGCTGATGTGCACTCCTGCGCACTCAGCTGGCAGCCGGCCAGCAGCGAATTCACCAGCTTTGAGATCACGTTCTAG
- a CDS encoding HEAT repeat domain-containing protein, with protein sequence MTNEIPMDDFDAGAQSEVDFRQVLAALQDEHTPLAMRTLYRLSALEAEDLAALKTLWPQLPLARRRAVLEESEGLAESNQVMHFDSLNEMALSDADAGVRTLAARGLWITEQARLVTPLVHMLQHDPDSEARAQAADTLGRFVYLGEVGDIPAAAHQAAESALLDVLHGSEDPLIQRRALEAMGFSSRPEIAEMIEEAFEGGEEEWVSTALFAMGRSADERWSPMVIQSLSDPNREISREAARAAGELELSEARPGLFDLLQDEESEVRLAAAWALSQIGGNGISDVLEEMIERSEDDDEIELLESAIENLAFTNEMDELSLLDFSPEDLDDFANPDLPDDTDEDSDE encoded by the coding sequence ATGACAAACGAAATTCCAATGGATGATTTTGACGCTGGCGCGCAGAGCGAAGTAGATTTTCGCCAAGTGCTGGCGGCGCTGCAAGATGAACACACCCCGCTGGCCATGCGCACCCTCTACCGCCTCTCGGCGTTGGAGGCAGAGGATCTGGCCGCGCTGAAGACGCTGTGGCCGCAACTGCCCCTGGCGCGCCGCCGCGCCGTGCTCGAGGAGAGCGAAGGCTTGGCTGAGAGCAACCAGGTGATGCACTTCGATTCCCTGAACGAGATGGCGTTGAGTGACGCCGATGCAGGGGTGCGCACGCTGGCCGCCCGCGGCTTGTGGATCACCGAGCAGGCACGTCTGGTGACGCCACTGGTGCACATGCTCCAGCATGACCCGGATAGCGAAGCCCGCGCCCAGGCGGCCGATACCCTCGGGCGCTTCGTCTACCTGGGCGAAGTTGGCGATATTCCCGCTGCGGCGCACCAGGCCGCCGAAAGCGCCTTGTTGGACGTGCTGCACGGCAGCGAAGACCCGCTGATCCAGCGCCGCGCCCTGGAAGCGATGGGCTTCTCCAGCCGCCCCGAAATTGCCGAGATGATCGAAGAAGCCTTTGAAGGCGGCGAAGAGGAATGGGTCAGCACGGCTTTGTTTGCCATGGGGCGCTCGGCAGATGAACGCTGGAGCCCGATGGTGATCCAAAGCCTGAGCGACCCCAACCGTGAGATCAGCCGCGAGGCCGCCCGTGCCGCCGGCGAACTGGAGCTCAGTGAGGCGCGCCCCGGCTTGTTTGACCTGTTGCAAGATGAAGAGAGCGAAGTGCGCCTGGCGGCCGCCTGGGCCCTCTCGCAGATCGGTGGCAATGGCATCTCGGATGTGCTCGAAGAGATGATCGAGCGCAGTGAGGATGATGACGAGATCGAATTGTTGGAAAGCGCCATCGAAAATCTGGCCTTTACCAATGAGATGGACGAGCTTAGCCTGCTGGATTTCTCCCCCGAAGACCTGGATGATTTTGCCAATCCCGATCTGCCCGACGACACAGACGAAGACAGTGACGAGTAA
- a CDS encoding site-2 protease family protein has protein sequence MNAIIALLQFVGAIAALIVVHELGHYLAAKACGIPVQEFGIGFPPRLVRLFKIQETEFTLNAIPLGGFAMPAGENDPNVPGGFSAASPWKRIFIFIAGPAMNLLAALLLYALIFVQLGQPDTSRVLVMSVSAGSPAEQAGLQVGDELRRVNGEVVTSSEVLREAIYANLGREILLEYARDGQIERTTLVPRDPAPEDGAIGISMGHPSVPVGVAQALVEGGRAIYDQADILLSLPGRIARGELDSSQGRLVGYKGMYDIYTEVREADSAPDSPLPSGVNTLSFFASISVSLGLLNLLPVPALDGGRILFTLPEVIFGRRIPQAYQNAVNLVGLAFLLMAMVYINLQDFLNPLVLP, from the coding sequence ATGAATGCAATCATTGCCTTGCTGCAATTTGTCGGCGCGATCGCCGCGCTGATCGTGGTGCATGAGTTGGGCCACTACCTGGCGGCCAAGGCCTGCGGCATTCCGGTGCAAGAATTCGGCATCGGTTTCCCGCCGCGGCTGGTGCGCCTGTTCAAAATTCAGGAAACCGAGTTCACCCTCAACGCCATTCCCCTGGGCGGCTTTGCCATGCCGGCTGGCGAGAATGACCCCAACGTGCCCGGTGGCTTTTCGGCGGCCAGCCCCTGGAAACGCATCTTTATCTTCATTGCCGGGCCGGCGATGAACTTGCTGGCTGCCCTGTTGCTGTACGCGCTGATCTTTGTGCAGCTGGGCCAGCCGGATACCAGCCGCGTGCTGGTGATGAGCGTATCCGCCGGATCGCCCGCCGAGCAGGCCGGCTTGCAAGTGGGCGATGAGTTGCGCCGCGTCAATGGGGAAGTAGTGACCAGCAGCGAGGTTTTGCGCGAGGCGATCTATGCCAACCTGGGGCGTGAGATCCTGCTGGAGTACGCCCGCGACGGGCAGATCGAGCGCACCACCCTAGTGCCGCGTGACCCCGCGCCCGAAGATGGCGCCATCGGCATCTCGATGGGCCACCCCTCGGTGCCCGTGGGCGTTGCGCAGGCGCTGGTGGAAGGCGGCCGGGCGATTTACGATCAGGCCGATATTTTGCTGAGCCTGCCGGGGCGCATTGCCCGCGGCGAGCTCGATTCGAGCCAGGGGCGCCTGGTGGGCTATAAGGGCATGTACGATATCTACACGGAAGTGCGTGAGGCGGATTCCGCTCCGGATAGCCCGCTGCCCTCCGGTGTAAACACGCTCTCCTTCTTCGCCTCGATCTCGGTGTCGCTCGGCCTGCTGAATTTGCTGCCGGTGCCGGCGCTGGATGGCGGCCGTATTCTGTTCACCTTGCCGGAAGTGATCTTTGGCCGCCGGATCCCGCAGGCCTATCAAAATGCGGTCAATCTGGTGGGCCTGGCCTTCTTGCTAATGGCGATGGTCTATATCAATCTGCAAGATTTTCTCAACCCTTTGGTGCTGCCTTAA
- the mvaD gene encoding diphosphomevalonate decarboxylase, with product MQSATALAHPNIAFIKYWGNRDDALRLPANSSLSMNLAGLETRTTVRFDDALAADTLQLNAAPASPPQVARVAAVLDIVRSMAGIQHFASVESSNNFPSGSGIASSSSAFAALALAASRAAGLQLDERALSRLARRGSGSASRSVPDGFVEWRAAESDEASFAYSVAPRQHWELVDNIAVISEEHKAVGSSAGHPLAETSPLQAARLHGAEQRLAQARAAIEAQDLAALAAVMELDNHLMHAVMMTSQPPLLYWQPPSLAVMRAVAAWRAEGLQAGYTLDAGPNVHVLTHAADSTEVALRLAEIPGVQRVLRASPGGPAQLIGT from the coding sequence ATGCAAAGCGCCACCGCACTGGCTCACCCGAATATCGCCTTCATCAAGTATTGGGGCAATCGCGACGATGCGTTGCGTTTGCCTGCCAACAGCTCGCTTTCGATGAACCTGGCGGGCTTGGAGACGCGCACCACCGTGCGCTTTGACGATGCGTTGGCGGCCGATACCCTGCAGCTCAACGCCGCGCCGGCCAGCCCGCCGCAGGTGGCGCGCGTGGCCGCCGTGCTGGATATTGTGCGCAGCATGGCGGGCATTCAGCACTTCGCCAGCGTAGAAAGCAGCAACAATTTTCCCAGCGGCTCAGGCATTGCTTCATCTTCTTCAGCATTTGCTGCCCTGGCCTTGGCCGCCAGCCGCGCCGCCGGCCTGCAATTGGACGAGCGCGCCCTCTCGCGCCTGGCCCGCCGCGGCTCAGGCTCAGCCAGCCGCTCCGTGCCGGATGGCTTTGTAGAATGGCGCGCCGCCGAGAGCGATGAGGCCAGCTTCGCCTACTCCGTGGCCCCGCGCCAGCATTGGGAGCTGGTCGACAACATTGCCGTGATCAGCGAAGAGCACAAGGCGGTCGGCTCCAGCGCCGGCCACCCGCTGGCGGAGACCAGCCCGCTGCAGGCCGCCCGCTTGCACGGCGCCGAGCAGCGCCTGGCGCAGGCGCGCGCCGCCATCGAGGCGCAAGACCTGGCCGCGCTGGCGGCGGTGATGGAGCTCGACAATCACCTGATGCACGCGGTGATGATGACCTCGCAGCCGCCCTTGTTGTATTGGCAGCCGCCCAGCCTGGCAGTGATGCGCGCCGTGGCGGCTTGGCGCGCCGAAGGGCTGCAGGCCGGCTACACACTGGATGCCGGGCCTAACGTGCATGTGCTCACCCACGCCGCCGATTCCACCGAAGTGGCCCTGCGCCTGGCGGAGATCCCCGGCGTGCAGCGCGTCTTGCGCGCCAGCCCGGGCGGCCCGGCGCAGCTCATCGGCACCTAA
- a CDS encoding dipeptide ABC transporter ATP-binding protein — MSAKQAHDLVRVENLRKYYTVNDGFLSNQVAEVKAVDDVSFSIKQGETLGLVGESGCGKTTVSQTMLRLDSATGGNVFFREQDVFAARGEELKQLRRKMQIVFQDPYASLDPRLPVGDAIAEGLVIHKLGSVDERYARVLKALKMVGLEEYHASRYPHEFSGGQRQRIGIARALVLDPEFIILDEPVSALDVSIQAQVLNILKDLQDELGLTYLFVAHNLAVVEHISDRVAVMYLGKIVEVATRDELFAKPLHPYTQALMSAIPMPDPERKRTRAVLTGDVPSPLNPPSGCRFHPRCPIARLERCAAEEPQLRELRPGHQVACHFAEDFLA, encoded by the coding sequence ATGAGTGCAAAACAAGCTCACGATTTGGTGCGCGTAGAGAACCTGCGCAAATACTACACAGTCAATGATGGCTTCCTGTCCAATCAGGTGGCCGAAGTCAAAGCGGTAGACGATGTCAGCTTCAGCATCAAGCAGGGCGAAACGCTCGGCTTGGTGGGCGAATCCGGCTGCGGCAAGACCACGGTGAGCCAAACCATGCTGCGCCTGGATAGCGCCACCGGCGGCAACGTCTTCTTCCGCGAGCAAGACGTCTTCGCCGCGCGTGGCGAAGAGCTCAAGCAGTTGCGCCGCAAGATGCAGATCGTCTTTCAGGATCCGTACGCTTCGCTCGATCCGCGGTTGCCCGTGGGCGATGCGATTGCCGAAGGCCTGGTGATCCATAAGCTTGGCAGTGTAGATGAACGCTATGCGCGCGTACTCAAGGCGCTCAAGATGGTGGGGCTGGAGGAATACCATGCCAGCCGCTACCCGCACGAATTCTCCGGCGGCCAGCGCCAACGCATCGGCATTGCGCGTGCTCTCGTGCTGGATCCCGAATTCATTATTCTCGATGAGCCGGTATCGGCTCTGGATGTGTCGATTCAGGCCCAGGTGCTCAATATCCTCAAGGATTTGCAAGATGAGCTTGGGCTGACCTATCTGTTCGTGGCGCACAACCTGGCGGTGGTCGAACATATTTCCGACCGCGTCGCCGTGATGTATCTGGGCAAAATTGTCGAGGTAGCCACCCGCGATGAGCTCTTCGCCAAGCCGTTGCACCCCTACACCCAGGCGCTCATGTCGGCCATCCCCATGCCCGATCCGGAGCGCAAGCGCACGCGCGCCGTGCTCACTGGCGATGTGCCCAGCCCGCTGAATCCGCCCAGCGGTTGCCGCTTCCACCCGCGCTGCCCGATCGCCCGCCTGGAACGCTGTGCGGCCGAAGAGCCACAGCTGCGTGAGCTGCGCCCGGGGCACCAGGTGGCCTGCCATTTTGCTGAGGACTTCCTGGCCTGA